One Halalkalicoccus sp. NIPERK01 DNA window includes the following coding sequences:
- a CDS encoding GH32 C-terminal domain-containing protein, producing MFDPAVAVGFLHAGDLSAEQRAALEWCEAVAPFVETVSIPEIAAGTADLDRYDVCWWHRAAPLEDLGASTADAGPAVRSYAERGGGLLLSLRALSAVDALRIDPVVPDLTGVEESGEPTGYLAKSIYADDPPFAAFDDLRIHTCEPGHEVPYARYERVLPERGEMLAATVDGGMDRFHEPSLVSWAVGNGSVVGAGSALAFDGPVDGTCASNRSQLVGDLLALLAEGDHPGIHDPRSASGLTAMRERLAGDPLRPQYHLTPPANWLNDPNGIIEHDDRYHVFYQYNPAGPMHGTIHWGHAVSDDLVRWEDEPVALTPSPDGPDRDGCWSGCAVENDGTATVFYTGGRGPVQLPCRADAANPDLSRWNKDPNNPVIEQVPEGVVGSDHWEAEFRDHCIWFSDGLWHHLIGSGLADVGGAVFYYTSPDLREWEYVGPLLVGDGETGGMWECPELLELDERDLLHVSNYEDVIYFLGEFRENEFHADRRGLLDHGDLYAPQSLFGEERYLTWGWIPELRDERAQWDAGWSGTLSIPRELAVEDGQLRQRPAPELEALRRSHARHVGLDVEDGSRKLDVRGRAIELRARVQTDASEAGIGVFESPDGVERTRIGIEDGKLVVHREDSSLAASSVDPRELPIDDLERPLDLRVFLDDSVLEVFVNERRTLSTRVYPTRPDSDGLSVHAHGGSARFEELEIWTLGSAWNASERGPTSNQ from the coding sequence ATGTTCGATCCCGCAGTGGCCGTCGGATTCCTCCACGCCGGCGACCTCTCCGCCGAGCAGCGGGCCGCTCTGGAGTGGTGTGAGGCCGTCGCCCCGTTCGTCGAGACGGTTTCGATCCCCGAAATCGCCGCCGGCACCGCCGATCTCGACCGCTACGACGTCTGTTGGTGGCACCGCGCCGCGCCGCTTGAGGACCTCGGTGCTTCCACGGCGGACGCCGGTCCCGCCGTGCGGTCGTACGCCGAACGCGGCGGTGGACTCCTGCTCAGCCTGCGGGCGCTCTCGGCGGTCGACGCCCTCAGAATCGATCCCGTCGTCCCCGACCTGACGGGCGTCGAGGAGAGCGGGGAGCCGACGGGCTACCTGGCGAAGTCGATCTACGCCGACGACCCGCCGTTTGCGGCCTTCGACGACCTCCGGATCCACACCTGCGAGCCCGGCCACGAGGTGCCCTACGCGCGCTACGAGCGCGTCCTCCCCGAACGGGGGGAGATGCTCGCGGCGACGGTCGACGGCGGGATGGACCGCTTTCACGAGCCGTCGCTCGTCTCGTGGGCGGTCGGGAACGGGTCCGTAGTGGGCGCGGGCAGCGCGCTCGCGTTCGATGGCCCCGTCGACGGGACCTGTGCGAGCAACCGCTCACAGCTAGTGGGCGACCTCCTCGCGCTCCTCGCCGAGGGCGACCACCCCGGAATCCACGACCCGCGCTCGGCGTCGGGACTGACGGCGATGCGCGAGCGCCTCGCGGGGGACCCGCTGCGCCCACAGTACCACCTCACGCCGCCGGCCAACTGGCTCAACGATCCCAACGGGATCATCGAGCACGACGACCGGTATCACGTCTTCTACCAGTACAACCCCGCGGGCCCGATGCACGGGACGATCCATTGGGGTCACGCCGTCAGCGACGACCTCGTGCGCTGGGAGGACGAACCGGTCGCGCTCACCCCCTCGCCCGACGGCCCCGACCGCGACGGCTGCTGGTCGGGCTGTGCGGTCGAGAACGACGGCACGGCGACGGTCTTCTACACCGGCGGGCGGGGCCCCGTCCAACTGCCCTGCCGGGCGGACGCGGCCAATCCCGACCTCAGTCGGTGGAACAAGGACCCGAACAATCCGGTGATCGAGCAGGTGCCCGAGGGCGTCGTCGGCTCGGACCACTGGGAGGCGGAGTTCCGCGACCACTGCATCTGGTTTTCCGACGGACTGTGGCACCACCTGATCGGCTCCGGACTCGCGGACGTCGGCGGGGCGGTGTTCTACTACACCTCCCCCGACCTCCGCGAGTGGGAGTACGTCGGCCCGCTGCTGGTCGGCGACGGCGAGACCGGCGGGATGTGGGAGTGTCCCGAACTGCTCGAACTCGACGAGCGTGACCTGCTTCACGTCTCGAACTACGAGGACGTGATCTACTTCCTCGGGGAGTTTCGAGAGAACGAGTTCCACGCCGACCGGCGGGGCCTGCTCGATCACGGCGACCTGTACGCCCCCCAGTCGCTGTTCGGCGAGGAACGCTATCTCACGTGGGGCTGGATCCCCGAGTTGCGCGACGAGCGCGCCCAGTGGGACGCCGGCTGGTCGGGCACCCTCTCGATCCCCCGGGAACTCGCCGTCGAGGACGGCCAGCTACGCCAGCGTCCCGCCCCCGAACTCGAGGCGCTCCGGCGCTCGCACGCCCGCCACGTCGGCCTCGACGTCGAGGACGGTTCGCGGAAACTCGACGTTCGCGGACGGGCGATCGAACTCCGGGCGAGGGTCCAGACCGACGCGAGCGAGGCGGGTATCGGCGTCTTCGAGTCTCCCGACGGCGTCGAGCGAACCCGGATCGGGATCGAGGACGGAAAACTGGTCGTCCATCGCGAGGACTCGAGCCTCGCGGCCTCCTCGGTCGACCCCCGTGAACTCCCGATCGACGACCTCGAACGACCCCTCGATCTTCGAGTGTTCCTCGATGACTCCGTTCTGGAGGTGTTCGTCAACGAGCGCCGCACCCTCTCGACGCGGGTCTACCCGACCCGACCCGACAGCGACGGGCTCTCGGTCCACGCACACGGCGGTTCGGCGCGCTTCGAGGAACTCGAGATCTGGACGCTCGGGTCGGCGTGGAACGCCAGCGAACGCGGGCCGACATCGAATCAGTAG
- a CDS encoding glycoside hydrolase family 68 protein, whose protein sequence is MTPERRERTPRWTREHASRIERTDETVAPIIYPPREAVAPDVHGWDTWFLRERDGSIASIGGWRVIFSLTAPADLLPGKRHDVAEIRYFYSREGETWHDGGPVFEGETRGSRQWAGSALLDDGEVYVFYTASGRVGEADLTYEQRLAVGFGGTVEADDSGLDIEGPFEHEVLLEPDGERYEREEQYRGMIYTFRDPWFFEDPADGETYLLFEANTPVPEGEGVCEDPVWEEFNGSVGIARSPTGDPTDWELCDPLLEGICVNQELERPHVVVRDGRYYLFISSHDHTFAPGLEGPDGLYGFVADSLRGEYRPLNGSGLVLTNPANAPYQAYSWIAFPHREELLVSGFFNYYDLGGLTLDDVATLSPDEQLAKFGGTLAPTVRIAFDGDRTRITGTLSHGRIPLESEELPALPEERLSHREETRQGYGGY, encoded by the coding sequence ATGACTCCGGAGCGCCGCGAGCGCACCCCTCGGTGGACCCGCGAGCACGCCTCGAGGATCGAACGCACCGACGAGACGGTCGCGCCGATCATCTATCCCCCGCGGGAGGCCGTGGCGCCGGACGTCCACGGCTGGGACACCTGGTTCCTCCGCGAGCGCGACGGCTCGATCGCTTCTATAGGGGGGTGGCGCGTGATCTTCTCGCTGACTGCGCCTGCGGACCTCCTGCCCGGAAAGCGCCACGACGTCGCCGAGATCCGCTACTTTTACTCGCGCGAGGGCGAGACGTGGCACGACGGCGGCCCCGTCTTCGAGGGCGAGACCCGGGGCTCCCGCCAGTGGGCCGGCTCCGCGCTGCTCGACGACGGGGAGGTCTACGTCTTCTACACCGCCTCGGGTCGGGTCGGCGAGGCCGATCTGACCTACGAGCAGCGCCTCGCGGTCGGTTTCGGGGGGACCGTCGAGGCCGACGACTCCGGGCTCGATATCGAGGGCCCCTTCGAGCACGAGGTCCTACTCGAACCCGACGGCGAGCGCTACGAGCGCGAGGAGCAATATAGAGGAATGATCTACACCTTCCGGGACCCGTGGTTCTTCGAGGACCCCGCGGACGGGGAGACCTACCTCCTGTTCGAGGCCAACACCCCGGTCCCGGAGGGCGAGGGCGTCTGTGAGGACCCCGTGTGGGAGGAGTTCAACGGCAGCGTCGGGATCGCACGCTCGCCGACGGGCGATCCCACGGACTGGGAGCTCTGCGATCCGCTCTTGGAGGGGATCTGTGTCAACCAGGAACTCGAACGCCCGCACGTCGTGGTCCGTGACGGTCGGTACTACCTCTTTATCTCGAGCCACGACCACACGTTCGCACCGGGCTTAGAGGGACCGGACGGCTTGTATGGATTCGTCGCCGACTCCCTCCGGGGGGAGTACCGCCCGCTCAACGGCTCCGGGCTGGTGCTCACCAACCCCGCGAACGCGCCGTATCAGGCCTACTCGTGGATCGCCTTCCCCCACCGCGAGGAACTGCTCGTCAGCGGCTTTTTCAACTACTACGACCTCGGGGGGCTCACGCTCGACGACGTGGCGACGCTGTCGCCCGACGAGCAGTTGGCGAAGTTCGGCGGCACGCTCGCGCCGACGGTCCGAATCGCGTTCGACGGCGACCGGACGCGGATCACGGGCACACTCTCGCACGGACGGATCCCGCTCGAATCCGAGGAGCTACCCGCTCTCCCCGAAGAACGGCTGTCCCACCGCGAGGAGACTCGACAAGGGTACGGCGGCTACTGA